One window from the genome of Hyphomonas neptunium ATCC 15444 encodes:
- a CDS encoding response regulator transcription factor — protein MTDNRLIHLVDDDEAIRHSASFMLRHAGFRVKTYVDGVAFLEQAGEAEKGCILLDVQMPKMDGLQVQEALNERGVAMPVIVLTGHGDVAVAVRAMKAGAVDFVEKPYAKQTLVDALTRAFERLESRRKEDVLADEARGLIENLTAREKEVLHGLVDGQTNKEIAISLDISPRTVEIHRANVMEKMGASNLSTVLRIAFAAGIGLE, from the coding sequence ATGACTGACAACCGCCTTATCCATCTCGTCGATGACGACGAAGCCATCCGCCACTCCGCGAGCTTCATGCTGCGCCATGCCGGCTTTCGCGTGAAAACCTATGTCGATGGCGTCGCCTTTCTGGAGCAGGCGGGCGAAGCCGAAAAAGGCTGCATCCTGCTGGATGTCCAGATGCCGAAGATGGACGGCCTGCAGGTGCAGGAAGCGCTGAATGAACGCGGCGTGGCCATGCCGGTCATCGTCCTGACGGGGCATGGCGATGTCGCCGTTGCCGTCCGTGCGATGAAAGCAGGCGCGGTGGATTTTGTCGAAAAGCCTTATGCAAAGCAGACCCTGGTCGACGCGCTCACCCGCGCGTTCGAGCGTCTGGAATCGCGCCGCAAGGAAGACGTGCTCGCCGATGAAGCGCGCGGCCTGATCGAAAATCTTACCGCCCGCGAGAAAGAAGTTCTTCATGGCCTGGTCGATGGCCAGACCAACAAGGAAATCGCCATCTCGCTGGATATTTCTCCGCGCACGGTTGAAATTCATCGAGCTAATGTGATGGAAAAGATGGGGGCATCCAACCTGTCCACGGTGCTTCGTATTGCCTTCGCCGCAGGCATTGGCCTTGAATAA
- a CDS encoding response regulator, producing the protein MSAIAKPLPVHPPRRIAVVDDSPAVRQSLRVLLGARGFVVSTFIGADDLLGQLSPGDFDCYVLDLKLEGMDGFALLEALRQRGISAPAIMISGWELPSLEVTAQRAGFAALVRKPMMDTSLVRVLRDVLPD; encoded by the coding sequence TTGAGCGCCATCGCAAAACCTTTGCCAGTTCATCCGCCGCGCCGCATTGCTGTCGTCGATGACAGCCCGGCCGTCCGCCAGTCGCTGCGCGTCCTGCTCGGCGCGCGGGGTTTTGTCGTAAGCACTTTTATCGGCGCCGACGACCTGCTGGGCCAGCTCAGTCCCGGTGATTTCGACTGCTATGTCCTTGATCTGAAACTCGAAGGGATGGATGGCTTCGCCCTGCTCGAAGCGCTGCGCCAGCGCGGAATATCTGCCCCCGCCATCATGATTTCCGGCTGGGAGCTCCCCTCTCTGGAAGTCACCGCCCAGCGTGCCGGCTTCGCCGCGCTCGTGCGCAAGCCGATGATGGATACGTCGCTGGTCCGTGTACTGCGAGATGTCCTGCCGGACTGA
- a CDS encoding helix-turn-helix domain-containing protein has protein sequence MAERKEKTLIGPRVRRLRRTLGITQAQMAEDLGVSASYINLIEANQRPISANLLLTLARVYDFDISDVGGAGDARLVSELMEVVRDPVLEAGPVGKNDVEDMVNASPDIARAFVQLYDKYRELALRTYSDNNPLTDREKVELLEESARSVESVRQMLQDHRNYFPELDEAAEAFGAELSTLHEDPYAAMIQRLKGQHGLRVRVVPYDIMPNTLRYYDRHKRGIDLSELLPQSGRRFQLAFQLGMLEYGELINSYVQKAGFTDRDAIGLARVSLANYFAAAVLMPYHSFLREAEKTKYDVQLLSHRFNTSFEQTAHRLTTLQKPDARGIPFFFMRIDTAGNVSKRFSAGRFHFSKFGGACPLWNIHECFEAPGRIRTQIIQMPDDTTYFSIGRTITRTDGFYDKPGPKLAIGLGCDIAYAKRLVYAADHNLEKAEPTPIGVNCYLCERQNCASRAHAPLSRKLVFDERARGISLYRFQDD, from the coding sequence ATGGCGGAACGCAAGGAAAAAACCCTTATCGGCCCGCGTGTTCGGCGGCTGCGGCGCACCCTCGGCATCACCCAGGCGCAGATGGCGGAGGACCTTGGCGTCTCGGCCAGCTACATCAACCTGATCGAGGCCAACCAGCGCCCGATCAGCGCCAACCTCCTGTTAACCCTGGCGCGAGTTTACGACTTTGACATTTCGGATGTGGGCGGCGCGGGGGATGCGCGGCTTGTTTCTGAACTGATGGAAGTGGTGCGCGACCCTGTTCTGGAAGCCGGGCCGGTCGGCAAGAATGATGTGGAGGACATGGTGAATGCCAGTCCCGACATCGCGCGGGCGTTTGTGCAGCTTTACGACAAGTATCGCGAGCTCGCCCTGCGGACCTATTCGGACAACAATCCGTTGACGGACCGCGAGAAAGTGGAGCTGCTGGAAGAATCCGCCCGCAGCGTGGAGTCCGTGCGGCAGATGTTGCAGGATCACCGGAATTATTTCCCCGAGCTTGACGAAGCGGCCGAAGCCTTCGGCGCAGAGCTCTCGACGCTGCATGAAGATCCGTATGCGGCGATGATCCAGCGGCTCAAAGGTCAGCATGGGCTGCGCGTGCGGGTCGTTCCCTATGACATCATGCCCAACACGCTGCGCTATTATGACCGGCACAAGCGGGGGATCGATCTGTCGGAACTGTTGCCGCAGTCGGGCCGCCGGTTTCAGCTCGCTTTCCAGCTGGGCATGCTGGAATATGGGGAGCTGATCAATTCCTATGTCCAGAAGGCGGGCTTTACCGACCGGGACGCGATTGGCCTGGCGCGCGTGAGCCTTGCTAACTATTTTGCCGCCGCCGTACTGATGCCTTACCACTCATTCCTGCGCGAGGCGGAGAAGACAAAGTATGACGTGCAGCTGCTGAGCCACCGGTTCAATACAAGTTTCGAGCAGACGGCGCACCGGCTGACAACACTGCAGAAGCCGGATGCACGAGGCATTCCATTCTTCTTCATGCGGATTGATACGGCCGGGAACGTGTCCAAACGCTTCAGCGCGGGCCGGTTTCACTTTTCCAAGTTTGGCGGCGCCTGCCCGCTCTGGAACATCCATGAGTGTTTTGAGGCGCCGGGGCGCATTCGCACCCAGATTATCCAGATGCCGGATGACACGACCTATTTCTCCATCGGCCGAACCATTACGCGCACGGATGGTTTTTACGACAAGCCGGGGCCAAAGCTTGCTATCGGTCTGGGCTGTGACATTGCCTATGCCAAACGCCTTGTCTACGCGGCCGATCACAATCTGGAAAAGGCCGAGCCGACGCCCATTGGCGTAAACTGTTATCTGTGCGAGCGGCAGAACTGCGCCTCCCGCGCGCACGCGCCGCTCAGCCGGAAACTGGTGTTCGACGAACGCGCGCGCGGAATTTCGCTCTATCGTTTTCAGGACGACTAG
- the aceB gene encoding malate synthase A, which translates to MSTTATLEHPSATRAKIEVKGKAAGVERVLTPQALAFIEALERRFGARRRELLSLRKERQARFDAGELPDFLPETKSIRNGHWEVDPVPSVLLDRSVEITGPVDRKMMINALNSGAKMFMADFEDASSPTFANMIDGQVNMQDFARGKLAYTDAGSGKSYALNDKVAVMIVRPRGWHMEEAHIFVDGRPISASLFDFGLHFYHNGKMLFEAGIGPFYYLPKMESHLEARLWDEVFEYAQGEIGIPTGSIKATVLIETLPAAFEMDEILYELRRHIAGLNCGRWDYIFSYIKTLRNHADFVLPDRAQVGMDRAFLNAYSLLLIKTCHRRRAHAMGGMAAQIPVKNDEAANDAAFAKVRADKLREVKNGHDGTWVAHPALVPVALEVFNEHMALGNQVLSQRCFPPINQSALLKPHTGEITEAGVRTNVSVGIEYTAAWLNGRGAVPIHNLMEDAATAEISRSQIWQWIHHGAQIIAADGAARTFTKAWFNDILADELGKVRAALGENGFKAGRYDVAAEIFTHTATSEELADFLTLPAYEALRTLA; encoded by the coding sequence ATGTCCACCACAGCCACACTTGAACACCCCTCCGCCACCCGCGCGAAGATCGAAGTGAAGGGCAAGGCCGCCGGTGTCGAGCGCGTGCTGACGCCCCAGGCGCTGGCGTTCATTGAGGCGCTGGAGCGCCGCTTCGGCGCCCGCCGCCGCGAATTGCTCAGCCTGCGGAAAGAGCGCCAGGCGCGGTTCGATGCCGGTGAACTGCCCGATTTTCTCCCCGAGACGAAATCCATTCGGAACGGCCATTGGGAAGTTGATCCTGTGCCGTCCGTCCTTCTGGACCGCTCGGTCGAGATCACCGGCCCGGTGGACCGCAAGATGATGATCAACGCGCTGAACTCCGGCGCCAAGATGTTCATGGCAGACTTTGAAGACGCCTCCTCGCCGACCTTTGCCAACATGATCGACGGCCAGGTCAACATGCAGGACTTTGCCCGCGGCAAGCTCGCCTACACCGACGCGGGCTCGGGCAAATCCTACGCGCTGAATGACAAGGTTGCGGTCATGATCGTGCGCCCGCGCGGCTGGCATATGGAAGAAGCCCACATCTTCGTCGATGGCCGGCCCATCTCCGCCAGCCTCTTCGATTTCGGCCTGCACTTCTATCACAATGGAAAGATGCTGTTCGAGGCCGGTATCGGCCCGTTTTATTACCTCCCCAAGATGGAGAGCCATCTGGAAGCCCGCCTTTGGGACGAGGTGTTTGAATACGCACAAGGCGAAATCGGCATCCCGACGGGCTCCATCAAGGCAACCGTCCTTATCGAGACATTGCCAGCCGCCTTCGAGATGGACGAGATCCTCTATGAACTGCGCCGTCACATCGCCGGTCTCAATTGCGGCCGCTGGGATTACATCTTCTCCTATATCAAGACGCTGCGGAATCATGCGGACTTCGTCCTGCCGGACCGCGCGCAGGTCGGCATGGACCGCGCCTTCCTCAACGCCTATTCGCTGCTCCTCATCAAGACCTGCCACCGCCGCCGCGCCCACGCCATGGGCGGCATGGCCGCGCAGATCCCGGTGAAGAATGACGAGGCCGCCAATGACGCCGCCTTCGCCAAGGTGCGCGCCGACAAGCTCCGTGAAGTGAAGAATGGCCATGACGGCACATGGGTTGCCCACCCCGCGCTCGTGCCCGTCGCGCTGGAAGTTTTCAACGAGCATATGGCGCTCGGCAATCAGGTCCTCAGCCAGCGTTGCTTCCCGCCTATCAATCAGTCTGCCCTGCTGAAGCCCCACACCGGTGAGATCACAGAAGCCGGTGTGCGCACGAACGTGTCCGTCGGCATCGAATACACCGCCGCCTGGCTCAATGGCCGCGGCGCCGTGCCGATCCACAATCTGATGGAAGACGCCGCCACCGCCGAAATCTCCCGCAGCCAGATCTGGCAGTGGATACATCACGGCGCGCAAATCATCGCCGCAGACGGCGCCGCCCGCACCTTCACCAAAGCCTGGTTCAACGACATTCTGGCCGATGAACTCGGCAAGGTGCGCGCTGCCCTCGGCGAGAATGGTTTCAAGGCCGGCCGCTATGATGTGGCCGCCGAAATCTTCACCCACACCGCGACCTCAGAAGAGCTCGCCGACTTCCTGACGCTGCCCGCCTATGAAGCGCTGCGCACCCTTGCATGA
- a CDS encoding isocitrate lyase yields the protein MSKRPTYAELRAQVQKRYPTGQAPGGVTVDDIVQLKMQNTYNTHLDIAREMAVVMRADMAAYDQDHSKFTQSLGCWSGFHAQQMIKAVKRMKGTAKGTYVYLSGWMVAGLRNRFGHLPDQSMHEKTSVADLIEEIYVSLRQADEVALNDLFRELKAAREKGAPADVIETIIQRIDTFESHVVPIIADIDAGFGNEHATYLLAKELIKAGACCIQIENQVSDAKQCGHQDGKVTVPREDFIEKLRACRLAFEELGVDDGVIVARTDSLGAGLTQKVPVSQHAGDLASEYTKWLEVEEITPANPLKEGDLALQQNGRLVKPVRLANGLFKFQENTGADRVVEDCIANLTLGGADLLWIETDTPDVDIIAGLVNRVKEAVPDAKLTYNNSPSFNWTLNLRKQVRKAWAAEGKIAEGEYPEAELMSAKFDDTPLGQEADARLKRFQYDISDRAGVFHNLITLPTFHMTAFATDQLSRGYFGEDKMAAYVKTIQRQEIRNNVSAVKHQHEVGSDLGDTFKEMVAGERALKASGEHNTMNQFENVV from the coding sequence ATGTCCAAACGCCCTACCTATGCCGAGCTGCGCGCCCAGGTCCAGAAACGTTACCCCACCGGCCAGGCGCCTGGCGGCGTGACAGTGGACGACATCGTCCAGCTGAAGATGCAGAACACCTACAACACCCATCTCGACATCGCCCGCGAGATGGCCGTCGTGATGCGCGCCGATATGGCCGCTTATGACCAGGATCACTCGAAGTTCACCCAGTCGCTTGGCTGCTGGTCGGGCTTCCATGCGCAGCAGATGATAAAGGCTGTCAAGCGCATGAAGGGCACCGCCAAGGGCACCTATGTGTACCTTTCCGGCTGGATGGTCGCTGGCCTGCGTAACCGTTTCGGCCACCTGCCGGACCAGTCGATGCATGAGAAAACTTCGGTCGCAGACCTGATCGAGGAAATCTACGTCTCCCTGCGCCAGGCTGATGAGGTCGCCCTCAACGATCTCTTCCGTGAGCTGAAAGCTGCCCGTGAAAAAGGCGCGCCGGCCGATGTGATCGAAACCATCATCCAGCGTATCGACACGTTCGAATCGCATGTCGTGCCGATCATCGCCGACATCGATGCCGGCTTCGGCAACGAGCACGCCACCTATCTGCTCGCCAAGGAGCTGATCAAGGCGGGCGCCTGCTGCATCCAGATCGAAAATCAGGTGTCGGACGCAAAACAGTGCGGCCACCAGGATGGCAAGGTCACCGTGCCGCGCGAAGACTTCATCGAGAAGCTGCGCGCCTGCCGTCTGGCCTTTGAAGAACTCGGCGTGGATGACGGCGTCATCGTCGCCCGCACAGACAGCCTTGGCGCTGGCCTGACGCAGAAAGTCCCGGTCTCCCAGCATGCGGGCGATCTCGCCTCGGAATACACTAAATGGCTGGAAGTCGAAGAAATCACGCCCGCCAATCCGCTGAAAGAGGGCGATCTCGCGCTTCAGCAGAACGGCCGCCTCGTGAAACCCGTTCGCCTCGCCAACGGCCTCTTCAAGTTCCAGGAAAACACCGGCGCTGACCGCGTCGTGGAAGACTGTATCGCCAACCTGACGCTCGGCGGCGCAGACCTCCTCTGGATCGAAACCGACACGCCAGACGTGGACATCATCGCGGGCCTGGTAAACCGCGTGAAGGAAGCAGTTCCAGATGCGAAGCTCACCTACAACAACTCACCGTCGTTCAACTGGACGCTCAACCTGCGCAAACAGGTCCGCAAGGCCTGGGCCGCAGAAGGCAAGATTGCCGAGGGCGAGTATCCGGAAGCAGAGCTGATGTCGGCCAAGTTTGACGACACCCCACTCGGCCAGGAAGCCGATGCGCGCCTCAAGCGCTTCCAGTATGACATCTCCGACCGCGCCGGCGTGTTCCATAACCTGATCACGCTGCCGACCTTCCACATGACGGCCTTCGCCACCGACCAGCTCTCTCGCGGCTATTTCGGGGAAGACAAGATGGCCGCCTATGTCAAAACCATTCAGCGCCAGGAAATCCGCAACAACGTTTCGGCTGTCAAACACCAGCACGAAGTCGGCTCGGACCTTGGCGACACGTTCAAGGAAATGGTTGCCGGTGAGCGCGCCCTGAAAGCCAGCGGCGAGCACAACACGATGAACCAGTTCGAGAACGTCGTCTGA
- a CDS encoding TIGR00730 family Rossman fold protein: MTKIRSICVYCGASDAVDPRYIKLAEALGRELAKRGIRLVYGGGGVGLMGACARAAHDASGEVLGIMPRFLLQKERIYKDVEHRIVDDMHTRKQMMFDEADAFIVLPGGIGTLEEAVEILSWARLGLHAKPMAFLDEDGFWSPFFELLERIIEGGFIPEEFRQAMVHSKTSSDAIEALLDRVVVLDI, from the coding sequence ATGACAAAAATACGCTCAATCTGCGTTTACTGCGGGGCTTCGGATGCCGTTGATCCCCGCTACATCAAGCTGGCCGAAGCCCTTGGACGCGAACTCGCCAAGCGGGGCATTCGCCTTGTGTATGGCGGCGGCGGCGTGGGCCTGATGGGCGCCTGCGCGCGGGCGGCGCACGACGCTTCCGGTGAGGTGCTCGGCATCATGCCGCGCTTCCTGCTGCAGAAGGAACGCATCTACAAAGACGTCGAACACCGCATCGTCGACGACATGCACACCCGCAAGCAGATGATGTTTGATGAGGCCGATGCCTTCATCGTGTTGCCCGGCGGGATCGGGACGCTTGAAGAGGCTGTGGAAATCCTCTCCTGGGCACGCCTTGGCCTGCATGCGAAGCCGATGGCGTTTCTGGATGAGGACGGCTTCTGGTCGCCCTTCTTCGAGTTGCTGGAGCGGATCATCGAGGGCGGTTTCATCCCCGAGGAATTCCGCCAGGCGATGGTGCACAGCAAGACGTCCAGCGACGCGATCGAGGCGCTGCTCGACCGTGTGGTGGTGCTGGACATCTGA
- a CDS encoding ABCB family ABC transporter ATP-binding protein/permease yields MSPPHAAVQAPENHDRIDSADGGLWKSILRILTLLARPELAKWRPVMVLAVIITLAASILEVISPLVMGHAINQAVPEGGAAANFATAALWLTYGLALRFAAAAMPQVRDWLFSPVSQDAQRVASVDAFGHSLALSLGFHQTRRTGALNRIIERGASAIDYLIRFLAFNIGPTLVRLVLASVALGIAYDIRLSLIAVATIALYVIATVIITEWRVRQRRKMNEADTHFRATSVDILTNFETVKSFAAETRETARFDNAMGEYNRHYVDTNRSMYVLNTVQALVMNLGLLAVMVLSAWNVIQGTMQIGDLTAVMLMLLSLYAPLNILGWAWREIKQGAVDLEKLHGLMGMTPEVQDKPGAKVLTRPEGRVKFENVAFSHEGRAVGVSGVSFEVAPGRKVAFVGTSGAGKSTLLKLLFRFYDVEAGSVQIDGQDVRDLTQESLRASLGLVPQDVVLFNDTLGANISYARPEATEAELREAARRAQLLPFIDSLPDGWKTRVGERGLKLSGGEKQRVGIARVILANPAILVLDEATSALDSATEAAVQEALEEASAGRTTLVVAHRLSTVISADEIIVLEAGRIVERGGHEALLAKGGKYADMWHRQAHRAEPAELLS; encoded by the coding sequence ATGAGCCCGCCCCATGCCGCCGTTCAGGCGCCCGAAAATCATGACCGTATCGACAGCGCCGATGGCGGCCTGTGGAAATCGATCCTTCGTATCCTGACGCTGCTGGCGCGGCCGGAACTGGCCAAATGGCGCCCGGTGATGGTGCTGGCCGTCATCATCACGTTGGCGGCGTCGATTCTTGAGGTCATCTCGCCGCTGGTGATGGGCCATGCGATCAACCAGGCCGTGCCCGAAGGCGGCGCGGCGGCCAACTTTGCGACCGCCGCGCTGTGGTTGACATATGGCCTCGCCTTACGCTTTGCGGCCGCCGCCATGCCGCAGGTGCGCGACTGGCTGTTCTCGCCGGTCAGCCAGGACGCACAGCGCGTGGCCAGTGTCGACGCATTTGGCCATTCGCTGGCCCTCTCGCTTGGTTTCCACCAGACGCGGCGGACCGGCGCGCTCAACCGCATCATCGAGCGCGGCGCCAGCGCGATTGACTATCTGATCCGCTTTCTCGCCTTCAATATCGGGCCGACGCTTGTGCGCCTGGTCCTGGCCTCTGTGGCGCTCGGCATCGCCTATGACATCCGCCTGTCGCTGATCGCCGTGGCGACCATTGCGCTTTATGTCATCGCCACAGTGATCATCACCGAATGGCGCGTGCGCCAGCGCCGGAAAATGAATGAGGCCGACACGCATTTCCGCGCCACCTCAGTCGACATTCTGACCAACTTCGAGACGGTCAAATCCTTCGCCGCCGAGACGCGGGAAACCGCCCGTTTTGACAACGCCATGGGCGAATATAACCGCCATTATGTCGACACCAACCGTAGCATGTATGTGCTCAATACGGTGCAGGCGCTGGTGATGAACCTTGGCCTGCTCGCGGTGATGGTGCTGTCGGCATGGAATGTCATCCAGGGCACCATGCAGATTGGCGATCTGACGGCGGTGATGCTGATGCTGCTGTCGCTCTATGCGCCGCTGAACATTCTTGGCTGGGCCTGGCGGGAGATCAAACAGGGCGCGGTGGACCTTGAGAAGCTGCATGGCCTGATGGGCATGACCCCGGAAGTTCAGGACAAGCCAGGCGCCAAGGTGCTGACGCGGCCGGAAGGCCGGGTGAAGTTCGAGAATGTCGCCTTCAGCCATGAAGGCCGCGCGGTCGGCGTTTCGGGCGTCAGCTTTGAGGTCGCGCCGGGGCGGAAGGTGGCATTTGTGGGCACCTCGGGCGCGGGCAAGTCGACGCTGCTGAAGTTGCTGTTCCGGTTCTATGATGTGGAGGCGGGCAGCGTGCAGATTGACGGGCAGGATGTGCGGGATCTGACGCAGGAGTCGCTGCGGGCCAGCCTCGGCCTCGTGCCGCAGGATGTGGTGCTGTTCAACGATACACTCGGCGCCAACATCTCGTATGCGCGCCCCGAGGCGACCGAGGCGGAGCTGCGCGAGGCGGCGCGCCGGGCTCAGCTGTTGCCGTTCATCGACAGCCTGCCGGATGGCTGGAAGACCCGTGTTGGCGAACGGGGCCTGAAGCTTTCGGGCGGCGAGAAGCAGCGCGTGGGCATTGCCCGTGTGATCCTGGCCAACCCGGCAATTCTGGTGCTGGACGAGGCGACGAGCGCGCTCGACAGCGCGACGGAAGCGGCTGTTCAGGAGGCGCTGGAAGAGGCCTCGGCGGGCCGCACAACGCTGGTTGTGGCCCACCGCCTGTCCACGGTAATCTCGGCTGATGAGATCATTGTTCTGGAGGCCGGCCGCATCGTGGAGCGGGGCGGCCATGAGGCGCTGCTGGCAAAAGGCGGCAAATATGCTGATATGTGGCATCGTCAGGCGCATCGCGCCGAACCGGCTGAACTTCTCAGCTGA
- a CDS encoding phosphatidylserine decarboxylase, with product MSEEADRQSLPWMIAGFDWEAVAAAAGAFLAALLLGWIWAPLFWIGFAAMAIALAAGRWSRRTPPDLAYGVVAPCDGVVVSVGYGDAPAALRLKGESLVRVRIASSPVSTNKLYAPMAGGVEIVSLQQGEARQPFALKPDEDGLTRAFVTFESQGEQAGVVLTTGGLGPRIELAVDHGDVVRLGRSFGTRRLGGWCDVYLPADIRTHVWAGQTLTGGETVIAHFRSSVEEEFEEADVAYSGAAARPVRDAAAAAAGAAAVSGVAESAALEEVGDDPVDELIDDDYPEPDEVSAPEDPAAIFARLREAARKHGEGD from the coding sequence ATGAGCGAAGAAGCAGACCGCCAGTCGCTGCCCTGGATGATTGCGGGATTTGACTGGGAAGCCGTGGCCGCCGCAGCGGGCGCCTTTCTGGCCGCGCTGCTGCTGGGCTGGATCTGGGCGCCGCTGTTCTGGATCGGCTTTGCCGCCATGGCGATTGCGCTGGCCGCCGGGCGCTGGTCGCGGCGCACACCGCCGGATCTGGCTTACGGCGTCGTGGCGCCATGCGACGGGGTGGTGGTTTCGGTCGGCTATGGCGACGCGCCGGCCGCGTTGCGCCTGAAGGGCGAGAGCCTCGTGCGTGTGCGTATCGCGTCGTCGCCAGTCTCTACCAACAAGCTTTACGCGCCGATGGCCGGCGGGGTGGAGATCGTGTCGCTGCAACAGGGCGAGGCGCGCCAGCCTTTCGCCCTGAAACCGGATGAAGACGGGCTGACGCGGGCATTCGTCACCTTCGAGAGCCAGGGCGAGCAGGCGGGTGTCGTGCTGACCACGGGCGGGCTTGGTCCCCGCATTGAACTGGCCGTCGATCATGGCGACGTGGTGCGCCTGGGGCGCAGCTTTGGCACGCGGCGGCTCGGCGGCTGGTGTGATGTCTATCTGCCCGCTGATATTCGCACGCATGTCTGGGCCGGGCAGACGCTGACAGGCGGGGAGACGGTGATCGCGCATTTCCGTTCCTCCGTTGAGGAAGAGTTCGAGGAAGCCGATGTGGCATATTCCGGCGCTGCCGCCCGCCCGGTGCGGGACGCGGCGGCCGCAGCAGCCGGGGCGGCCGCCGTGTCGGGCGTTGCAGAGAGCGCCGCGCTGGAAGAGGTGGGTGACGATCCCGTTGATGAGCTGATCGACGATGATTATCCCGAGCCCGATGAAGTCTCCGCGCCGGAAGACCCGGCAGCCATATTCGCCCGGCTGCGGGAAGCGGCCCGAAAGCATGGCGAAGGCGACTGA